Proteins found in one Aphelocoma coerulescens isolate FSJ_1873_10779 chromosome 27, UR_Acoe_1.0, whole genome shotgun sequence genomic segment:
- the VAT1 gene encoding synaptic vesicle membrane protein VAT-1 homolog: protein MSAEPAPASAAPEPAPGPEPPAGGGEAAEHRALVLTGFGGYDKVKVQARRGADPRPGEVSVSVRACGLNFADLMARQGLYDRLPPPPVCPGMECAGTVRALGDGVRDRQVGDKVMVLARSGLWQEVVNVPASQTFPMPEGMSFEEAAALLVNYITAYMILFDFGNLRPNQSVLIHMAAGGVGTAAIQLCKTVENVTIFGTASASKHESLKESGVAHPIDYRTMDYAEEVRKISPKGVDIVLDPLGGSDTSKAFNLLKPMGKLITYGVANLLTGQKKNLMAMAKTWWNQFSITALQLLHQNKAVCGYHLGYMDEEAELIRSVVAKLVNLYSQGKIKPKIDSVWPFDQVAEAMRQMQEKKNVGKVILVPEAPKEESKKAEN, encoded by the exons ATGTCCGCCGAGCCGGCCCCGGCCTCCGCCGCCCCCGAGCCGGcccccggccccgagccgccggcgggcggcggggaggcGGCCGAGCACCGGGCGCTGGTGCTGACGGGGTTCGGCGGCTACGACAAGGTGAAGGTGCAGGCGCGGCGCGGCGCTGACCCGCGGCCCGGAGAGGTCTCGGTGAGCGTCCGCGCCTGCGGCCTCAATTTCGCCGACCTGATGGCACGGCAGGGCCTGTACGaccggctgccgccgccgcccgtcTGCCCCGGCATGGAGTGCGCCGGCACCGTCCGCGCCCTTGGCGACGGCGTCCGCGACCGACAG GTTGGAGATAAGGTGATGGTCCTGGCTAGGTCAGGGCTCTGGCAAGAAGTTGTGAATGTGCCTGCCAGTCAGACTTTCCCAATGCCTGAGGGGATGAGCTTCGAGGAAGCAGCTGCTCTTCTTGTTAACTACATCACTGCCTACATGATTCTGTTTGACTTTGGAAACCTGAGACCCAACCAGAGTGTCCTCATCCACATGGCTGCAG GTGGTGTGGGAACTGCTGCCATCCAGCTGTGCAAGACTGTAGAAAATGTCACCATTTTTGGCACAGCATCTGCCTCCAAGCACGAGTCACTCAAGGAGAGTGGAGTTGCTCACCCCATTGACTACCGAACGATGGATTATGCAGAGGAGGTCCGGAAAATCTCTCCCAAAG GTGTTGACATTGTCCTGGACCCGCTGGGAGGATCTGATACGTCCAAAGCATTTAACCTGTTGAAGCCAATGGGCAAACTCATCACTTACG GTGTAGCAAACCTGCTCACTGGGCAGAAGAAGAACCTCATGGCTATGGCTAAAACCTGGTGGAACCAGTTCAGCATCACTGCCTTGCAGCTGCTACACCAGAACAAGGCTGTATGTGGCTACCATCTTGGATACATGGATGAAGAAGCTGAGCTTATCAGAAGTGTTGTAGCCAAGCTGGTTAATCTGTACAGTCAAGGCAAAATCAAGCCCAAAATAGACTCTGTATGGCCCTTTGACCAG